A genome region from Pseudomonadota bacterium includes the following:
- a CDS encoding ABC-2 family transporter protein: MFARHAWILALVRTALKAALARPWASALGALLMAMNNLTFFMVWWVLMAAVGHIKGWQLPEIAVLSGFGSMSFGLAFLLAGGALDISRTLRDGGLDVHLAHPKSPLVCLVLRHADPECVGDIASGIIVLSVFGGVTVGQGLGIAGLALLAACVWLSITIIIHSLAFWLKGQRTTQQVFDSFVVSSTFPVHAMPLWIKTVLLTVFPVGFISLVPVDIIRNFAGWKLAVMVMATAVLAFLAVYIFHRGLRRYTSGSQMTEVR; this comes from the coding sequence ATGTTTGCCCGTCATGCCTGGATCCTGGCGCTTGTGCGCACGGCCCTGAAAGCCGCTCTGGCCCGTCCGTGGGCATCGGCCCTGGGAGCACTTCTCATGGCTATGAACAACCTGACCTTTTTCATGGTCTGGTGGGTGCTTATGGCCGCGGTGGGCCATATCAAAGGGTGGCAATTGCCCGAGATAGCAGTCCTGTCAGGCTTTGGATCCATGTCTTTCGGCCTGGCCTTTCTGCTGGCGGGAGGAGCGCTGGATATCTCCCGTACCCTGCGTGACGGAGGCCTTGATGTGCACCTGGCCCATCCGAAATCGCCCCTGGTGTGCCTGGTCCTTCGCCATGCTGATCCTGAGTGCGTGGGGGATATCGCCTCGGGCATCATCGTTCTTTCTGTTTTCGGCGGCGTGACTGTGGGGCAGGGGCTGGGGATAGCCGGCCTGGCCCTGCTGGCCGCGTGTGTGTGGCTGTCGATCACCATTATTATCCACAGTCTGGCCTTCTGGCTGAAGGGCCAGAGAACCACCCAGCAGGTTTTTGATTCCTTTGTAGTCAGCTCGACCTTTCCGGTCCATGCCATGCCCCTGTGGATCAAGACCGTCCTGCTGACTGTTTTTCCGGTCGGATTCATCAGTCTTGTGCCCGTGGATATCATCCGCAACTTTGCCGGGTGGAAGCTGGCCGTCATGGTAATGGCCACGGCTGTTCTCGCTTTTCTGGCCGTGTATATTTTTCACCGGGGCCTGCGGCGCTATACTTCCGGCAGCCAGATGACAGAAGTGAGATGA
- a CDS encoding ATP-binding cassette domain-containing protein: protein MTIVSVKELTKRFERKKEEPFTAVDRISFSINAGERVAFIGPNGAGKSTTLKMLTGLLYPTDGHAEVAGYIPWKQRKKLAYEIGIVFGQRSQLWYHLPVRDSFDLLSKIYDIPAAVYRERLAHVIEVLQIGALVDQPVKSLSLGQRMRCEIAASLLHRPKVLFLDEPTIGLDVTAKALLREHLQDLARTENTTIMLTSHDTGDIEAICDRVILINHGRILLDKPIAALKADFLSQKIITLVTDDEQPDIALEGAVVVARDRHQITLSVNQTQHAVDKIVAEALKTLKVRDLSIENAPLESIIRDLYGEKV from the coding sequence ATGACCATTGTTTCAGTCAAAGAACTTACAAAGCGTTTTGAGCGCAAAAAGGAAGAACCGTTCACCGCTGTGGACAGGATCTCGTTCTCCATCAATGCGGGGGAGCGGGTGGCCTTCATCGGCCCCAACGGCGCCGGGAAATCAACCACCCTGAAGATGCTGACGGGTCTTCTTTATCCCACAGATGGCCATGCGGAAGTGGCTGGCTACATCCCCTGGAAACAGCGGAAGAAACTGGCGTACGAGATTGGCATCGTGTTCGGCCAGCGGTCACAGCTGTGGTACCATCTGCCCGTCCGGGACTCCTTTGACCTGCTGTCGAAAATCTACGACATTCCGGCGGCCGTATACCGGGAACGTCTGGCCCATGTGATTGAAGTTCTGCAGATCGGCGCGCTGGTGGACCAGCCGGTCAAAAGCCTGTCACTGGGCCAGCGCATGCGGTGCGAGATCGCGGCCAGTCTGCTGCACAGACCCAAAGTCCTGTTCCTGGACGAACCCACTATCGGACTGGATGTCACTGCCAAGGCCCTGCTGCGCGAACACCTGCAGGATCTGGCGCGGACCGAAAACACGACTATCATGCTGACCAGTCATGATACGGGGGATATCGAGGCTATCTGCGACCGGGTCATCCTGATCAACCACGGGCGCATCCTGCTGGACAAGCCCATTGCGGCACTGAAAGCTGACTTCCTGTCACAGAAGATCATTACCCTGGTGACCGACGACGAACAGCCCGACATTGCACTGGAGGGCGCTGTGGTAGTGGCCCGCGACCGGCACCAGATCACCCTGTCGGTTAACCAGACGCAGCATGCCGTGGACAAAATCGTGGCCGAGGCCCTGAAAACCCTGAAGGTGCGCGACCTGTCCATCGAGAATGCCCCGCTGGAGAGTATCATCCGCGACCTGTACGGGGAGAAGGTGTAG
- a CDS encoding M3 family oligoendopeptidase, with protein MTIQDATGTEQRWDLSDLYTGMNAPELAADLKRLEDEARTFNRDFAGKVGQLDGKALAAAIRRYEEIDEGLSRIMSFAYLLHAGDVADQAIGQFYQSMQEKVTTLSTPLIFFTLEINRMEEADLQQKLKAPELARYSPWLRDVRIFRPHQLSDEVERLLHEKQVAGQSAWMRLYDETLTSLRFPIDGKELTEAEALNLLSNPDRAVRRKAAEAIGKVFTANMRLFTRITNTLAKDKEIEDTWRRYSTPAASRHLANRLEGEVVEALVSSVRAAFPSLSHRYYAMKARWMGGGQLDYWDRNAPLPDADERTIPWTGARDIVLSAYARFSPDMAAVGKRFFDNAWIDVGVRPGKWAGAFAHPTVPSVHPYLLVNYQGKIRDVMTLAHELGHGVHQVLAAKQGHLMADTPLTLAETASVFGEMLTFRSLLDGMKEPKRRKAFLASKVEDMLNTVVRQIAFHGFETRVHTERREGELSTDRLCQIWMDIQTESLGPALRFDEGYRVYWTYIHHFIHSPFYVYAYAFGDCLVNSLYSAYEEEAAAGRGEDFARRYMDMLAAGGTKRHKELLAPFGLDASDPGFWDRGLNVIRRYIDELEALDQA; from the coding sequence AACAGAACAGCGGTGGGATCTGTCTGATCTGTATACGGGCATGAATGCACCGGAGCTGGCCGCTGATCTGAAGCGCCTTGAGGACGAGGCCCGGACATTCAACAGGGATTTCGCGGGGAAGGTGGGCCAGCTGGACGGCAAGGCTCTGGCCGCGGCCATCCGCCGGTACGAGGAGATCGACGAGGGCCTGTCGCGCATCATGAGCTTTGCGTACCTTCTCCATGCCGGCGACGTGGCCGACCAGGCCATCGGGCAGTTTTACCAGTCCATGCAGGAGAAAGTGACAACCCTTTCCACACCGCTGATCTTTTTCACGCTGGAGATCAACAGGATGGAGGAGGCGGACCTGCAGCAGAAGCTGAAGGCTCCGGAACTGGCCCGGTACAGTCCCTGGCTGCGGGATGTGCGCATTTTCCGTCCCCACCAGCTGTCGGACGAGGTGGAGCGCCTGCTGCACGAAAAGCAGGTGGCGGGACAGTCTGCCTGGATGCGCCTGTACGACGAGACGCTGACATCGCTGCGCTTTCCCATTGACGGAAAAGAACTGACCGAGGCCGAGGCCCTGAACCTGCTGTCGAACCCGGACCGTGCCGTGCGCCGGAAGGCGGCAGAGGCGATCGGAAAGGTTTTCACGGCAAACATGCGCCTGTTCACGCGGATCACCAATACCCTGGCCAAGGACAAGGAGATCGAGGACACCTGGCGGCGCTATTCCACGCCTGCTGCGTCCCGGCACCTCGCCAACCGTCTGGAAGGGGAAGTGGTGGAGGCCCTGGTGTCTTCTGTCCGTGCTGCATTTCCGTCCCTGTCCCACCGGTACTATGCCATGAAGGCGCGGTGGATGGGTGGCGGGCAGCTGGATTACTGGGACCGCAACGCCCCGCTGCCGGACGCGGATGAGCGGACTATCCCGTGGACCGGGGCCCGGGATATCGTCCTGTCAGCCTATGCACGCTTCTCACCGGACATGGCGGCTGTGGGAAAGCGCTTTTTTGACAATGCCTGGATTGATGTAGGTGTACGTCCTGGCAAATGGGCCGGCGCCTTTGCGCACCCCACTGTTCCCTCGGTCCACCCTTATCTTCTGGTGAACTATCAGGGAAAGATCCGCGATGTGATGACCCTGGCGCACGAACTGGGCCACGGCGTCCACCAGGTACTGGCGGCAAAGCAGGGGCACCTGATGGCCGACACGCCCCTGACCCTGGCGGAAACAGCCTCGGTCTTCGGGGAAATGCTGACGTTCCGTTCCCTGCTGGACGGCATGAAAGAACCCAAGCGGCGCAAGGCCTTTCTGGCCTCCAAGGTCGAGGACATGCTCAATACCGTGGTGCGCCAGATCGCGTTTCACGGCTTCGAGACCCGCGTCCATACGGAAAGGCGGGAAGGGGAGCTGTCCACGGACCGCCTGTGCCAGATCTGGATGGACATCCAGACAGAAAGCCTGGGACCGGCCCTGCGGTTTGACGAGGGATACAGGGTGTACTGGACGTACATCCACCATTTCATCCATTCTCCGTTCTATGTGTACGCCTATGCCTTTGGCGACTGTCTGGTGAATTCCCTGTATTCAGCCTATGAGGAAGAGGCCGCGGCGGGGCGGGGCGAGGACTTTGCCCGGCGCTATATGGACATGCTGGCCGCGGGCGGAACAAAGAGGCATAAAGAACTGCTGGCCCCCTTCGGGCTCGATGCCAGCGATCCCGGGTTCTGGGACAGGGGGCTGAACGTTATCCGCCGCTATATCGACGAGCTGGAGGCATTGGACCAGGCATGA